One stretch of Qipengyuania gelatinilytica DNA includes these proteins:
- the parC gene encoding DNA topoisomerase IV subunit A: MATTDLDDSGADPFDAIVDAPFDSALSERYLVYALSTITARSLPDLRDGLKPVHRRLLWTMRQLKLDPASGFKKSARVVGEVIGKYHPHGDTAAYDAMVRLAQDFALRYPLVEGQGNFGNIDGDNAAAYRYTEARLTKTAMRLMEGLDAGTVDFIPTYNNEEEEPEIMPGLFPNLLANGASGIAVGMATNIPSHNVAEIVDATLEVIDNPHVEHARLMEIFKGPDFATGGVVPESAEVISHAYETGRGSFRVRGRFHAAEAEKDEDKQAGIERLGGGQWQLVISEIPYQVQKGKLIEQIAQAIADRKLPILEDVRDESDEQIRIVLVPRSRNVDPELLKESIYKLTDMETRFGLNLNVLDRTRTPMVMGLKELLDNWIASQIDILQRRSQHRLDQIARRLELVEGYIIAFLNLDRVIEIIRTEDEPKPVMMAEFKLTDRQAEAILNMRLRSLRKLEEMQLRGEKDELLKEQDELEKLLGSPARQRTRLKRDLNALRKEYSEETDLGRRRTTIEEAAPAVEFSMDAMIEKEPVTVILSQKGWVRGARGHLPLDQEFKYKEGDGPAFVLHAQTTDKLLLIGDDGRVFTLGADKLPGARGFGEPVRNTLDIDGAAQIVSVIVHREGQEVLLAASTGKGFAVTTDQMLAETRKGRQVMNVKDGVKLVVARPIDKAHDHVAVVGENRKLVVFNLEELPRLAKGQGNKLQNYRDGGLSDATTFTMEEGLSWAMGGKGDRTRTETEMWQWKVARGGAGRLPPQGFPRDNKFG; the protein is encoded by the coding sequence ATGGCCACTACTGACCTTGATGATTCCGGCGCGGATCCGTTCGACGCGATTGTCGATGCGCCGTTCGATTCCGCGCTTTCCGAGCGCTATCTCGTCTATGCGCTGTCGACGATTACCGCGCGTTCGCTGCCCGACCTTCGCGACGGGTTGAAGCCGGTCCACCGGCGCCTGCTGTGGACCATGCGCCAGCTGAAGCTCGATCCGGCAAGCGGCTTCAAGAAATCGGCCCGCGTGGTGGGCGAGGTGATCGGTAAGTACCACCCGCATGGCGATACCGCGGCCTATGACGCGATGGTCCGCCTCGCGCAGGATTTCGCGCTGCGCTATCCGCTGGTCGAGGGGCAAGGCAACTTCGGCAACATCGACGGCGATAATGCCGCGGCCTACCGCTATACCGAAGCGCGGCTGACCAAGACGGCGATGCGCCTTATGGAAGGCCTCGACGCGGGCACGGTCGATTTCATCCCGACCTACAATAACGAGGAAGAAGAGCCGGAAATCATGCCGGGCCTCTTCCCGAACCTGCTCGCCAACGGGGCAAGCGGGATTGCGGTCGGCATGGCGACCAATATCCCCAGCCACAATGTCGCAGAGATCGTCGATGCGACGCTGGAAGTGATCGACAACCCGCATGTCGAACACGCGCGGCTGATGGAAATCTTCAAGGGCCCGGACTTCGCCACCGGCGGTGTCGTTCCCGAGAGCGCCGAGGTGATCAGCCACGCTTACGAAACGGGCCGCGGCTCCTTCCGTGTGCGCGGGCGCTTCCATGCGGCGGAAGCCGAGAAGGACGAGGACAAGCAGGCCGGCATCGAACGGCTGGGTGGCGGCCAGTGGCAGCTGGTCATCTCCGAAATCCCCTATCAGGTGCAGAAGGGCAAGCTGATCGAGCAGATCGCGCAGGCGATCGCCGACCGGAAGCTGCCCATCCTCGAGGACGTGCGTGACGAAAGCGACGAGCAGATCCGCATCGTGCTCGTGCCGCGCAGCCGCAATGTCGATCCGGAACTGCTGAAGGAGAGCATCTACAAGCTCACCGACATGGAAACGCGCTTCGGCCTGAACCTCAACGTGCTCGACCGCACGCGCACGCCGATGGTGATGGGGCTGAAGGAACTGCTCGACAACTGGATCGCCAGCCAGATCGACATCCTCCAGCGCCGCAGCCAGCACCGGCTCGACCAGATCGCGCGGCGGCTGGAACTGGTCGAAGGCTATATCATCGCCTTCCTCAACCTCGACCGGGTGATCGAGATCATCCGTACCGAGGATGAACCCAAGCCGGTTATGATGGCGGAATTCAAGCTCACCGACCGGCAGGCCGAAGCCATCCTCAACATGCGCCTGCGGTCCTTGCGCAAGCTGGAAGAGATGCAGCTTCGGGGCGAAAAGGACGAGCTGCTGAAGGAGCAGGACGAGCTCGAAAAACTGCTCGGCAGCCCGGCCCGCCAGCGAACGCGCCTCAAGCGTGACCTCAATGCGCTGCGCAAGGAGTATTCGGAAGAGACCGATCTCGGCCGTCGTCGCACCACCATCGAGGAGGCCGCGCCCGCGGTCGAATTCAGCATGGATGCGATGATCGAGAAGGAGCCGGTTACGGTCATCCTCTCGCAAAAGGGCTGGGTGCGCGGCGCCAGGGGGCACCTGCCGCTGGACCAGGAATTCAAGTACAAGGAAGGCGACGGTCCTGCCTTCGTCCTCCACGCGCAGACCACCGACAAGCTGCTGCTGATCGGCGATGACGGCCGTGTCTTCACGCTGGGCGCGGACAAGCTGCCCGGTGCGCGCGGCTTCGGCGAGCCGGTGCGCAACACGCTCGATATCGACGGTGCGGCGCAGATTGTGTCGGTCATCGTCCACCGCGAAGGGCAGGAAGTGCTGCTCGCCGCCAGCACGGGCAAGGGCTTTGCCGTGACGACCGACCAGATGCTCGCCGAAACCCGCAAGGGGCGGCAGGTGATGAATGTTAAGGACGGCGTGAAGCTCGTTGTCGCGCGTCCGATCGACAAAGCGCACGATCATGTCGCCGTCGTAGGCGAGAACCGCAAGCTTGTGGTCTTTAATCTGGAAGAACTGCCGCGCCTTGCGAAGGGGCAGGGCAACAAACTGCAAAACTACCGCGACGGCGGCCTGTCCGATGCCACCACCTTCACCATGGAGGAAGGCCTCAGCTGGGCAATGGGCGGCAAGGGCGACCGCACCCGCACAGAAACCGAGATGTGGCAGTGGAAGGTCGCGCGCGGCGGGGCCGGACGCCTGCCGCCGCAGGGCTTCCCGCGCGACAACAAGTTCGGATAA
- a CDS encoding type 1 glutamine amidotransferase domain-containing protein: protein MTKRVMILATNGFEQSELMKPKANLENAGFETTVVSLEKGVIKGWDQKDWGDSVKVDMTVDEVSDCSGYDALLLPGGQMNPDILRMNERAVAIVREFDMAGKPIAAICHAPWMLVEADLVKGKTVTSWPSVRTDLANAGANVVDQEVAKDGNLITSRNPDDIPAFSKALIEMLGESVEKRELESA from the coding sequence ATGACGAAACGCGTAATGATCCTCGCCACCAATGGCTTCGAACAGTCGGAACTGATGAAGCCCAAGGCCAACCTCGAAAACGCCGGTTTCGAGACCACCGTGGTCAGCCTCGAAAAGGGCGTAATTAAGGGCTGGGACCAGAAGGACTGGGGCGACAGCGTCAAGGTCGACATGACGGTCGACGAAGTGTCCGATTGTTCGGGCTATGACGCGCTGCTCCTCCCGGGCGGCCAGATGAACCCCGATATCCTTCGCATGAACGAGCGCGCCGTCGCGATCGTCCGCGAATTCGACATGGCGGGCAAGCCCATCGCCGCCATCTGTCACGCACCCTGGATGCTCGTCGAAGCCGACCTGGTGAAGGGCAAGACGGTCACGAGCTGGCCGTCGGTCCGCACCGACCTCGCCAACGCCGGCGCGAATGTGGTCGACCAGGAAGTTGCCAAGGACGGCAATCTCATCACCAGCCGTAACCCCGATGACATCCCTGCATTCAGCAAGGCGCTGATCGAAATGCTGGGTGAAAGTGTCGAGAAGCGCGAACTCGAAAGCGCGTAA
- a CDS encoding mechanosensitive ion channel family protein codes for MGNIHKSIVTALITVFAAFFAVQAQAQADRSVAEGSQAYVYEVEQLETVTPPGSVPLDLDTPMGLMESFMSAGERGDWSDAAAALDLANTDPAERDADQLAAQLYDLLNRSLSIGWTELPDRPDAVDTTTSSKDPMSGVARRSLTIGLLDLENRAVPIRLARVQAPDGEPVWVFSRQTVENIPALYEVYGPTKFEKSLPPALRKQAFWTLAWWEVIALPLILLAGALAAALTYLAINRMRDRQDEDTKLYGVLQAIHLPATLLAFAGTFALVRTTFFRLSGPAKDLLDPLQLILIIAAIVGIALSVIEALFDFATSRRTDELEAPGNNEDRNFYTKMSAIRRILTAVILLAGIGFVVVASNLSNTLGFSIIASAGVLGLVLVFAARKVLGDIMASVQIAFAQTARIGDAIHYDGQWCFVEKIGFTHLRLRTWDERRVIAPVSDFTSDSFENWTKQDASLMMHVELELDNRADVDKLREPFREFVENDEDVIDPEDAICEVVAQDARAMTVRFMARAEDPKCGWAMHCRLREHMLAAASRLDAAAGNEPMPAYLPREREVRMDLGREDEAT; via the coding sequence ATGGGGAACATTCACAAAAGCATCGTCACCGCGCTTATCACTGTATTCGCTGCGTTCTTTGCCGTTCAGGCGCAGGCGCAGGCCGACCGCTCGGTAGCGGAAGGATCGCAAGCCTACGTCTACGAGGTAGAGCAGCTGGAGACGGTCACCCCGCCCGGCTCTGTTCCCCTCGATCTCGATACGCCCATGGGGCTGATGGAAAGCTTCATGTCCGCTGGCGAGAGGGGGGATTGGAGCGATGCGGCAGCCGCGCTGGATCTTGCCAATACCGACCCTGCCGAACGCGATGCCGATCAGCTTGCCGCCCAGCTTTACGACCTGCTGAATCGCTCGCTTTCGATCGGCTGGACCGAGCTTCCCGACCGCCCCGATGCAGTCGATACGACCACCAGCAGCAAGGACCCCATGTCCGGCGTTGCGCGCCGCTCGCTGACGATCGGCTTGCTCGACCTGGAGAACCGCGCCGTGCCGATCAGGCTGGCGCGGGTGCAGGCACCCGACGGCGAACCGGTCTGGGTGTTCAGCCGCCAGACGGTCGAGAATATCCCCGCCCTCTACGAAGTCTACGGTCCGACCAAATTCGAAAAAAGCCTGCCCCCGGCGCTGCGCAAACAGGCCTTCTGGACGCTGGCATGGTGGGAAGTGATCGCTTTGCCGCTGATCCTGCTCGCCGGCGCGCTGGCCGCAGCCCTGACCTATCTTGCGATCAACCGCATGCGAGATCGTCAGGACGAGGACACCAAGCTTTACGGGGTCCTGCAGGCGATACACCTGCCGGCAACCCTGCTTGCCTTTGCGGGTACATTCGCGCTCGTCCGAACGACCTTCTTCAGGCTCTCCGGGCCAGCGAAGGACCTGCTCGACCCGCTGCAGCTGATACTCATCATCGCGGCCATCGTCGGCATCGCGCTCTCCGTGATCGAGGCCCTGTTCGACTTCGCGACATCGCGGCGCACCGACGAACTCGAGGCCCCCGGCAATAACGAGGACCGCAACTTCTACACCAAGATGAGCGCGATCCGCCGCATCCTGACCGCGGTGATCCTGCTCGCGGGCATCGGCTTCGTCGTTGTCGCGAGCAATTTGTCCAACACGCTCGGCTTCTCGATCATCGCCTCTGCCGGTGTCCTCGGCCTCGTACTGGTCTTTGCGGCGCGCAAGGTGCTCGGCGATATCATGGCAAGTGTCCAGATCGCCTTTGCGCAGACCGCGCGGATCGGCGATGCGATCCATTATGACGGACAATGGTGCTTCGTCGAAAAGATCGGCTTCACCCACCTGCGCCTGCGTACCTGGGACGAACGTCGGGTGATCGCCCCGGTGAGCGATTTCACCAGCGACAGTTTCGAGAACTGGACCAAGCAGGACGCCAGCCTGATGATGCATGTCGAACTCGAGCTGGATAACCGCGCCGATGTCGACAAATTACGCGAACCTTTCCGCGAATTCGTGGAGAATGACGAGGACGTGATCGACCCCGAAGATGCCATTTGCGAAGTCGTCGCGCAGGATGCGCGGGCCATGACGGTTCGTTTCATGGCGAGGGCCGAGGATCCGAAATGCGGCTGGGCCATGCATTGCCGCTTGCGCGAACACATGCTAGCCGCCGCGTCACGCCTCGATGCAGCGGCCGGAAACGAGCCGATGCCTGCCTACCTGCCCCGCGAACGCGAGGTCCGCATGGACCTTGGCCGCGAAGACGAAGCAACCTGA